In a single window of the Streptomyces sp. NBC_01471 genome:
- a CDS encoding amidase — MQPFELSLAEAARAVRARELSPVELTESVLARIGAVDGRLHAFVTVAADAALAAAVRAEREISGTGPRGPLHGIPMGLKDLIDAAGLPTTASSDVRAGHIADHDSEVAARLKAAGAVLLGKTHTHEFAYGLTTPQTSNAWDQSRVAGGSSGGSAVAVAAGGATFALGTDTGGSIRVPAALNGVVGLKPTYGLVSRSGVTSLSWSLDHVGPITRSARDAALVLAATAGYDPRDPASVPGPAASFTGGGGPTGPGGDLRGLRVGIPRNHYFDRVSPEVEEAVRRAIERLAELGAKLVDVEIPMARYVRATQWGLMVPEATAYHERSLRAAPDLYTPDVRILLEAGELTSAGDYLRAQRARTMMRDGWARMFDGIDVLAAPTVPMTAAKSGQDTVVWADGTVETVSDSYVRLSAPANITGVPALTLPVGHDHAGLPIGMQLMARPFQDATVLRVGRVYEEAAADVGRVAPVATRDAQSPKTKGRRLEATYSP, encoded by the coding sequence ATGCAGCCCTTTGAGCTGTCCCTCGCCGAGGCGGCCCGCGCGGTACGCGCACGGGAACTGTCCCCGGTCGAGCTCACCGAATCCGTACTGGCCCGCATAGGCGCGGTCGACGGACGGCTCCACGCCTTCGTCACCGTCGCGGCGGACGCCGCTCTGGCCGCGGCGGTTCGCGCCGAACGGGAAATCTCCGGAACCGGACCGCGCGGCCCGCTGCACGGGATCCCCATGGGCCTCAAGGACCTGATCGACGCCGCAGGCCTGCCCACCACGGCGAGCTCGGACGTCCGGGCCGGGCACATCGCGGACCACGACAGCGAGGTGGCCGCACGTCTGAAGGCTGCCGGGGCCGTTCTCCTGGGCAAGACGCACACCCATGAATTCGCCTACGGCCTGACCACTCCACAGACCAGCAACGCATGGGACCAGAGCCGCGTCGCCGGAGGGTCGAGCGGCGGCTCCGCGGTGGCGGTCGCCGCGGGCGGGGCGACGTTCGCCCTGGGCACCGACACGGGAGGTTCCATCCGGGTCCCCGCCGCACTCAACGGCGTGGTGGGCCTCAAGCCGACCTACGGTCTCGTCTCCCGTTCCGGTGTGACCTCGCTGTCCTGGTCCCTGGACCATGTCGGCCCCATCACCCGCAGCGCGCGGGACGCGGCTCTGGTGCTGGCCGCGACAGCCGGGTACGACCCGCGCGACCCGGCGAGTGTGCCCGGCCCGGCGGCGTCCTTCACCGGCGGCGGTGGTCCGACGGGGCCGGGCGGTGATCTGCGGGGGCTCAGGGTCGGCATCCCCCGCAATCACTACTTCGACAGGGTCTCGCCCGAGGTCGAGGAGGCCGTGCGCCGGGCGATCGAGCGGCTGGCGGAGCTCGGCGCGAAGCTCGTCGACGTGGAGATCCCGATGGCACGCTATGTCCGGGCCACTCAGTGGGGGCTGATGGTTCCCGAGGCCACGGCCTACCACGAGCGGTCATTGCGGGCCGCCCCGGACCTGTACACCCCTGACGTACGCATCCTGCTCGAAGCCGGCGAACTCACCTCGGCCGGCGACTACCTGCGCGCCCAGCGGGCCCGCACCATGATGCGCGACGGCTGGGCCCGCATGTTCGACGGGATCGACGTCCTCGCCGCCCCGACGGTGCCGATGACGGCTGCCAAGTCCGGCCAGGACACGGTCGTGTGGGCCGACGGCACCGTGGAAACGGTGTCCGACAGCTATGTCCGCCTCTCCGCCCCGGCCAACATCACCGGCGTCCCGGCCCTCACTCTGCCGGTCGGGCACGATCACGCCGGACTGCCGATCGGTATGCAGCTGATGGCACGTCCCTTCCAGGACGCGACGGTGCTGCGCGTGGGGCGGGTGTACGAGGAGGCGGCCGCCGATGTGGGGCGGGTCGCCCCGGTGGCCACCCGGGACGCCCAGTCGCCGAAAACGAAAGGGAGGCGGCTTGAAGCAACGTATTCGCCTTAA
- a CDS encoding MBL fold metallo-hydrolase yields MPSNPSAPATAQTPAWSVGDHTVRRIDEAALPAATGPWLLPGATADVVTRTPWLRPDFADEEGVLRLASHSFAVEADGLRILVDTGIGNGKQRTNPAWHNLNSDYEARLTAAGFAPETVDVVILTHLHTDHVGWNTRSEGGSWVPTFPNARYLTSRTEWNHWAGVEMEEARLQMFRDSVHPVRDAGLFDLIDVADAGTDIAPGVRLLPSPGHTPGQVTVELSSRGESALISGDSIHHPVQMGHPELSSCVDIAPGLAARTRHRMLDSLAGTSTLLLGSHFPPPTAGHVRREGHAYRLTPSAPGGATARG; encoded by the coding sequence GTGCCCTCGAATCCCAGCGCCCCGGCAACCGCACAGACCCCCGCATGGTCCGTGGGCGACCACACCGTGCGACGTATCGACGAAGCAGCCCTTCCCGCCGCGACCGGCCCGTGGCTGCTGCCCGGGGCGACTGCGGACGTCGTGACCCGGACCCCTTGGCTGCGCCCCGACTTCGCCGACGAGGAGGGCGTCCTCCGGCTGGCGAGCCACAGCTTCGCGGTCGAGGCGGACGGGCTGCGGATACTGGTCGACACCGGCATCGGAAACGGAAAGCAGCGCACCAACCCCGCCTGGCACAACCTGAACAGCGACTACGAAGCGCGGCTGACGGCGGCGGGCTTCGCCCCGGAGACCGTGGACGTCGTCATCCTGACCCACCTTCACACCGACCACGTGGGATGGAACACGCGCTCCGAAGGCGGCAGTTGGGTGCCCACCTTCCCCAACGCGCGCTATCTCACCTCGCGTACCGAATGGAACCACTGGGCCGGTGTCGAGATGGAGGAGGCGCGGCTACAGATGTTCCGGGACTCGGTGCACCCCGTCCGGGACGCGGGCCTCTTCGACCTCATCGACGTCGCGGACGCGGGCACGGACATCGCGCCGGGTGTCCGCCTGCTGCCCAGCCCCGGCCATACTCCGGGCCAGGTGACGGTGGAGCTGAGCAGCCGGGGCGAGAGCGCACTCATCAGTGGCGACAGCATCCACCACCCGGTCCAGATGGGGCATCCGGAGCTCTCCAGCTGCGTGGACATCGCCCCCGGACTCGCCGCCAGGACCCGACACCGGATGCTCGACTCGCTGGCCGGCACCTCGACCCTGCTGCTCGGCAGCCACTTCCCGCCGCCGACCGCCGGTCACGTGCGGCGCGAGGGCCATGCGTACCGGCTGACGCCGTCCGCACCCGGGGGCGCAACGGCCCGTGGCTGA
- a CDS encoding helix-turn-helix domain-containing protein, with product MTRWQPGATQRLVVAAVDLFTEQGYDATTVTQIAERAGVTKSTFFRHFSDKRELLVAGQETLGRLLADGITEAPASASPLQAVAAGLERASNAMGPTNRELGPRLKAAVAASTELQERDALKSVGLAAAMTAALIARGVPDPTAHLAGELGVLAFKRGYAQWSESDRDDADELAPHALAALEDLRAATATLS from the coding sequence ATGACCAGATGGCAACCAGGGGCGACCCAGCGACTCGTCGTCGCAGCCGTCGATCTGTTCACCGAGCAGGGGTACGACGCCACCACGGTGACGCAGATCGCCGAGCGCGCCGGCGTCACCAAGAGCACCTTCTTCCGGCACTTCTCCGACAAGCGGGAGCTGCTGGTCGCCGGCCAGGAGACACTCGGCAGACTGCTCGCCGACGGCATCACCGAGGCGCCTGCGAGCGCCAGCCCGCTCCAGGCGGTGGCAGCAGGTCTTGAGCGCGCGTCGAACGCCATGGGACCGACGAACCGCGAACTCGGCCCCCGCCTCAAAGCGGCCGTGGCGGCCAGTACTGAACTTCAGGAGCGCGACGCCCTCAAGAGCGTCGGTCTCGCGGCCGCCATGACAGCCGCGCTCATCGCCCGCGGTGTCCCTGACCCGACTGCTCATCTCGCGGGCGAGCTGGGAGTCCTCGCGTTCAAGCGGGGCTACGCCCAGTGGTCCGAAAGTGATCGTGATGACGCGGACGAGCTCGCGCCTCACGCACTGGCGGCCCTGGAGGACCTGCGCGCGGCAACGGCGACGCTGAGCTGA
- a CDS encoding SDR family oxidoreductase: protein MHVFITGGTGTIGSAVVAELLGNGHTVLALARSDRSAQTLESAGAKVLRGDLADLDVLRSGAAQSDGVISLAFGRDYSSPDALAQAIAQESAALTALGQELIGSDRPMATVSGTPWVPGRASTEADPLPTDGPVGGRGRSVNALLDLASRGVRSAAVRMPRTVHNEGQGGFAGLLADQARRSGVAGYPGDGTQRWPAVHALDAAVLFRLVLESAPAGTAWHAVADEGDAVRDIATVIGRRLGLPVETVPEETFGPFGPIFAMDQPASSAHTRDALGWQPTHSGLLDDLENIQP from the coding sequence ATGCACGTCTTCATCACCGGCGGTACCGGAACCATCGGCTCCGCCGTCGTCGCCGAACTGCTCGGCAACGGTCACACCGTTCTCGCACTGGCTCGCTCGGATCGCTCCGCGCAGACGCTCGAAAGCGCCGGCGCCAAGGTGCTGCGAGGAGATCTGGCGGACCTCGACGTCCTGCGGTCCGGCGCCGCGCAGTCCGACGGCGTGATCAGTCTGGCGTTCGGGCGCGACTACAGCAGCCCGGACGCGCTCGCGCAGGCCATCGCCCAGGAGAGCGCCGCTCTCACCGCTCTGGGGCAGGAGCTGATCGGGAGCGACCGCCCGATGGCCACGGTCTCGGGTACGCCCTGGGTGCCGGGCCGCGCCTCCACCGAGGCCGATCCGCTGCCGACCGACGGACCGGTGGGCGGTCGGGGCCGTTCGGTCAACGCACTGCTGGATCTGGCCTCGCGTGGTGTGCGCAGCGCGGCTGTCCGCATGCCGCGCACGGTCCACAACGAGGGCCAGGGCGGATTCGCCGGCCTGTTGGCCGATCAAGCGCGCCGCAGCGGAGTGGCCGGCTACCCGGGCGACGGCACCCAGCGCTGGCCGGCCGTGCACGCGCTCGACGCGGCGGTCCTGTTCCGTCTGGTCCTCGAGTCGGCGCCGGCCGGCACAGCCTGGCACGCCGTGGCCGACGAGGGCGACGCGGTGCGGGACATCGCGACCGTCATCGGCCGTCGGCTGGGCCTGCCGGTGGAGACCGTACCGGAGGAGACCTTCGGCCCGTTCGGCCCGATCTTCGCCATGGACCAGCCTGCGTCCAGCGCCCACACCCGCGATGCCCTCGGGTGGCAGCCGACGCACTCCGGCCTCCTCGACGACCTGGAGAACATTCAGCCCTGA
- a CDS encoding alpha/beta fold hydrolase yields the protein MTEKVRFRSTVGPELAGVIDLPEGEIRGWGLFVHGFTLGKDSPAASRVSKQLAREGIGMLRYDNLGIGGSDGDWGDGSFTVKVQDTVRAANLMAERGTPVDLLVGHSWGGAAALAAAAEITGVRALATIGAPVDPSHVERQYDAVMDRVLSAGAHEWFVGGRTLVLKRAFVEDVHHAHLRDRIRKVNQPLLVLHSPTDSTVDIANAGEIFREARHPRSFVSLEGADHLLTARGQAQRAAHIISAWADQYIDGSGSGGKASQG from the coding sequence ATGACCGAAAAAGTGAGATTCCGGAGCACCGTCGGACCCGAACTGGCCGGAGTGATCGACCTGCCGGAGGGCGAGATCCGCGGCTGGGGACTCTTCGTACACGGATTCACGCTCGGCAAGGACTCGCCGGCCGCCTCGCGCGTCAGCAAGCAGCTGGCACGCGAAGGGATCGGAATGCTGCGCTACGACAACCTCGGGATCGGAGGCTCCGACGGCGACTGGGGCGACGGTTCCTTCACCGTCAAGGTCCAGGACACGGTCCGGGCGGCGAATCTGATGGCGGAGCGAGGGACTCCGGTGGATCTGCTGGTGGGGCACTCATGGGGAGGCGCCGCCGCCCTCGCCGCAGCGGCGGAGATCACCGGGGTCCGCGCGCTCGCCACCATCGGGGCGCCTGTCGATCCCAGCCACGTCGAGCGACAGTACGACGCGGTCATGGACCGGGTTCTCAGTGCAGGGGCGCACGAGTGGTTCGTCGGCGGGAGAACCCTGGTCCTCAAGCGCGCCTTCGTGGAAGACGTCCACCACGCTCACCTGCGCGACCGGATACGCAAGGTGAACCAGCCGCTGCTCGTCCTGCATTCGCCCACCGACTCCACCGTCGACATCGCCAACGCCGGTGAGATCTTCCGCGAGGCACGACACCCGCGGAGTTTCGTCTCGCTCGAAGGGGCAGACCATCTCCTGACCGCGCGAGGACAGGCGCAGCGAGCCGCCCACATCATCAGCGCCTGGGCCGACCAGTACATCGACGGGTCAGGGTCCGGAGGAAAGGCGTCTCAGGGCTGA